CTTTACCGCAATATTAGCTAAAAAGGTAGGATTTAAGGCAGTTTATCTTTCTGGGGCTGCTCTTACCTCATCCTATGGTTTGCCAGATATAGGATTAATAACATTAGATGAAGTAGCCGAAATGATAAGGAGGATAAAGGAAGTCGTAGATATTCCAATCATAGTTGATGCAGATACTGGTTTTGGAGAGGCAATAAATGTTTATAGAACTGTAAGAGTTCTCGAAAAAGCCGGTGCTGATGCAATTCAAATAGAAGATCAAAGAATGCCAAAGAAGTGTGGTCATCTAGAAGGTAAAGAGGTCGTTGAACCTTTAGAGATGGTTCAAAAAATAAAGGCTGCCTTAAAGGCTAGAAGAAACGCGCTAATAATTGCTAGAGTAGATTCTCGTGGCGTAATTAGTTTAGATGACGCAATAGAGAGAGCTAAGATCTACTTAGAGGAGGGCGCAGATATAATATTTCCAGAGGCATTAACAAGTAAGGAAGAATTCGCTAAATTTGCTAAAGAAGTCAAAGCTCCACTGCTAGCTAATATGACTGAGTTTGGAAAAACACCTTATATTAAGGCTCAAGAGTTTAAGGAAATGGGTTACAGATACGTGATATTTCCAGTAACAATATTCAGAGTTGCTGCTAAAGCTATGAGAGAGGCATTAGAGGTATTATTAAAAGAGGGTACGCAAGTTAATTTACTTGATAAAATGATCACTAGACAAGAGCAATATGAGATTATAGATTACTTCTTCTATGAGAGATTAGATAAGGAATTGGGTAGTATAAAGCTCCTTAGAAAGCTTTAAATTTTTACATATGAAATTTAAATTATGGCAATAACTTCTGAAAACCTAATTAAGAGAGCACCGATAACTGTCAAAGCCGGGACTAAGGCTATTGAAGCCGTCAAGATTATGTATCGTAACAACATAGGTTCAGTAGTAATTGTGAATGAAAATGGTTACCCAGTAGGCATATTTACTGAGAGGGATCTAGTTCGTGCCGTAGCCTGTGGTAAAGATCTGAATGATAGTGTAGAGAGCTTAGGAACCTATGGGAAGCTTATAACAGTTAAGCCCAATTCTCCTATCGGAGAAATAGCTGAAAAAATGGTAAAAAATAACATTAGGCATATTTTAGTTGTAGATAATGAGGGTAAGTTAGTAGGAGTTGTCTCTATAAAAGATATCGTAAATGAGAAACATGTTTTAGATTTTCTTATTAAGTCCGAAACTACTTGGGAAGGAGGGACAGATTAATGAGCGTAGTTAGTAAAGGTTTAGAAAATGTAATAATTAAGGTCACTAGTTTAACCTTTATAGACGGTGAGAAAGGTATATTAAGATATAGAGGTTACGATATTAATGATCTTGTACAATATGGGAGTTATGAAGAGACAATATATCTAATGTTATATGGAAAACTGCCCACAAGGAGTGAGTTAAATCAATTAAAGGAGAAGCTTAATGAAGAGTATGATGTACCTCAAGAAGTTTTAGATGCTATATATTTAATGCCAAGAGATGCTGATGCAATAGGTCTTTTGGAAGTTGGAACTTCAGCCTTAGCATCAATCGACAAGAATTTTAAATGGAAGGAGAATGATAAGGAAAAGGCCATAAGTATAATTGCCAAAATGTCAACATTAGTGGCTAATGTATTTAGAAGAAAAGAGGGTAACAAACCTAGAATTCCAGAACCTTCTGATAGTTATGCTAAAAGCTTCCTTTTAGCCAGTTTTACTAGAGAACCCACTGCAGAGGAGATAAACGCCATGGATAAAGCTTTAATTCTTTATACCGATCACGAAGTCCCAGCATCTACTACTGCCGCATTAGTTGCAGCTTCAACTTTATCTGACATGTATTCTTCGCTTACTGCTGCACTAGCCGCATTAAAAGGTCCATTGCATGGTGGTGCAGCCGAAGAGGCTTTTAAACAGTTTTTGGAAATAGGTGATGTAAATAACGTAGAAAAATGGTTTAATGAGAAAATAGTAAGCCAGAAAAATAGGCTCATGGGTTTTGGACATAGGGTTTATAAGACATATGATCCCAGAGCGAAAATATTCAAGAACCTAGCCTCAACGCTAATGAGCAGAAATACTGAAGCTAAGAAGTATTTTGAAATAGCTCAGAGGCTTGAGGACT
The nucleotide sequence above comes from Sulfolobus tengchongensis. Encoded proteins:
- a CDS encoding CBS domain-containing protein, producing MAITSENLIKRAPITVKAGTKAIEAVKIMYRNNIGSVVIVNENGYPVGIFTERDLVRAVACGKDLNDSVESLGTYGKLITVKPNSPIGEIAEKMVKNNIRHILVVDNEGKLVGVVSIKDIVNEKHVLDFLIKSETTWEGGTD
- the prpB gene encoding methylisocitrate lyase; the protein is MSQVLKESDFLIIPGVFNPFTAILAKKVGFKAVYLSGAALTSSYGLPDIGLITLDEVAEMIRRIKEVVDIPIIVDADTGFGEAINVYRTVRVLEKAGADAIQIEDQRMPKKCGHLEGKEVVEPLEMVQKIKAALKARRNALIIARVDSRGVISLDDAIERAKIYLEEGADIIFPEALTSKEEFAKFAKEVKAPLLANMTEFGKTPYIKAQEFKEMGYRYVIFPVTIFRVAAKAMREALEVLLKEGTQVNLLDKMITRQEQYEIIDYFFYERLDKELGSIKLLRKL
- the gltA gene encoding citrate synthase, with the protein product MSVVSKGLENVIIKVTSLTFIDGEKGILRYRGYDINDLVQYGSYEETIYLMLYGKLPTRSELNQLKEKLNEEYDVPQEVLDAIYLMPRDADAIGLLEVGTSALASIDKNFKWKENDKEKAISIIAKMSTLVANVFRRKEGNKPRIPEPSDSYAKSFLLASFTREPTAEEINAMDKALILYTDHEVPASTTAALVAASTLSDMYSSLTAALAALKGPLHGGAAEEAFKQFLEIGDVNNVEKWFNEKIVSQKNRLMGFGHRVYKTYDPRAKIFKNLASTLMSRNTEAKKYFEIAQRLEDLGIKQFSSKGIYPNTDFYSGIVFYALGFPVYMFTALFALSRTLGWLAHIIEYVEEQHRLIRPRALYVGPEHREYVTIDKR